From Actinoplanes oblitus, a single genomic window includes:
- a CDS encoding DNA-directed RNA polymerase subunit beta', giving the protein MLDVNFFDELRIGLATADDIRQWSHGEVKKPETINYRTLKPEKDGLFCEKIFGPQRDWECYCGKYKRVRFKGIICERCGVEVTRSKVRRERMGHIELAASVTHIWYFKGVPSRLGYLLDLAPKDLEKIIYFASYVVTSVDAEARHRDMSTIENEIFAEKRQSENGRDSEIEKRAAKLEQDLAELEAEGAKADVRRKVKEAGEREMRQIRDKAQREIDRLDEVLDTFRKLDSKQLVTDELLYRELRDRFGEYFTGGMGAEAIKALLENMDLDAEAENLREIIRTGKGQRKIRALKRLKVVAAFLNTRNSPLGMVLDCVPVIPPDLRPMVQLDGGRFATSDLNDLYRRVINRNNRLKRLIDLGAPEIIVNNEKRMLQEAVDALFDNGRRGRPVTGPGNRPLKSLSDMLKGKQGRFRQNLLGKRVDYSGRSVIVVGPRLKLHQCGLPKQMALELFKPFVMKRLVDLNHAQNIKSAKRMVERQRPVVWDVLEEVISEHPVLLNRAPTLHRLGIQAFEPQLVEGKAIQIHPLVCTAFNADFDGDQMAVHVPLSAEAQAEARILMLSSNNILKPADGKPVTMPTQDMIIGLYHLTHLTPGAKGEGRVFSSDAEARMAYDNGELHLQAPVKIRLRDVIGVDNGAKSAAWEAPEEWVEGEPLLVETTLGRVIFNETLPPGYRYVNYEIRKGQLSAIVNDLAERFPKVALAATLDALKEAGFHWATWSGVTIGMGDVIGPPRKPEILQRYQVEADRIDKQYQRGLMTAEERRGELIEIWTKATNEISKEMETSLPQENPLWVMINSGARGNLLQLRQIAAIRGLVANPKGEIIPRPITSSYREGLTVLEYFISTHGARKGLADTALRTADSGYLTRRLVDVSQDVIIREEDCGTDRAIPMAVGEREADGTLVVHTHAETGVHARTIADDITDEAGNLVVARGTDLNSILVDKLVAAGVENVRVRSVLTCESKLGVCAACYGRSLPTGKSVDIGEAVGIIAAQSIGEPGTQLTMRTFHTGGVAGEDITQGLPRVQEIFEARVPKGKAPIADTPGRIRIEDGERSRKIIVIPDDGSDEIVYDKISKRVKLRAHDGDHVNVGEKLTEGTIDPHELLRIMGPRAVQVHLTSEVQEVYRSQGVLIHDKHIEIIIRQMLKRVTVIDSGATEFLPGVLVDRALFESENRRLVGEGGEPAAGRPVLMGITKASLATDSWLSAASFQETTRVLTDAAINSRSDSLVGLKENVIIGKLIPAGTGISKYRNIRVEPTEEAKAKVYSMTGYPETDYGFGPASGQAVPLDDFDFGSYR; this is encoded by the coding sequence GTGCTCGACGTCAACTTCTTCGACGAGTTGCGCATCGGCCTGGCTACCGCTGACGACATCCGGCAGTGGTCGCACGGCGAGGTCAAGAAGCCCGAGACGATCAACTACCGCACCCTCAAGCCCGAGAAGGACGGACTCTTCTGCGAGAAGATCTTCGGTCCTCAGCGGGACTGGGAGTGCTACTGCGGCAAGTACAAGCGCGTCCGGTTCAAGGGCATCATCTGTGAGCGCTGCGGCGTCGAGGTGACCCGCTCCAAGGTCCGGCGTGAGCGGATGGGCCACATCGAGCTCGCCGCCTCGGTCACCCACATCTGGTACTTCAAGGGTGTCCCGAGCCGCCTGGGTTACCTGCTCGACCTGGCGCCGAAGGATCTCGAGAAGATCATCTACTTCGCCTCGTACGTGGTCACCAGCGTGGACGCCGAGGCGCGTCACCGCGATATGTCCACCATCGAGAACGAGATCTTCGCGGAGAAGCGGCAGTCGGAGAACGGCCGCGACTCGGAGATCGAGAAGCGTGCCGCCAAGCTGGAGCAGGACCTGGCCGAGCTCGAGGCCGAGGGTGCCAAGGCCGACGTGCGCCGCAAGGTCAAGGAAGCCGGCGAGCGCGAGATGCGCCAGATCCGGGACAAGGCGCAGCGCGAGATCGACCGCCTCGACGAGGTGCTCGACACCTTCCGCAAGCTCGACTCCAAGCAGCTGGTCACCGACGAGCTGCTCTACCGCGAGCTGCGGGACCGCTTCGGTGAGTACTTCACCGGCGGGATGGGTGCCGAGGCGATCAAGGCGCTGCTCGAGAACATGGACCTGGACGCCGAGGCGGAGAACCTTCGGGAGATCATCCGCACCGGTAAGGGCCAGCGGAAGATCCGGGCGCTCAAGCGGCTCAAGGTGGTCGCGGCGTTCCTGAACACCCGTAACTCGCCGCTCGGCATGGTGCTGGACTGCGTCCCGGTCATCCCGCCGGACCTGCGCCCGATGGTGCAGCTCGACGGTGGCCGCTTCGCCACGTCCGACCTGAACGACCTGTACCGCCGGGTGATCAACCGGAACAACCGCCTCAAGCGGCTGATCGACCTCGGCGCGCCCGAGATCATCGTCAACAACGAGAAGCGGATGCTGCAGGAGGCCGTCGACGCGCTGTTCGACAACGGCCGCCGCGGCCGGCCGGTCACCGGTCCGGGTAACCGCCCGCTGAAGTCGCTCTCCGACATGCTCAAGGGCAAGCAGGGCCGGTTCCGGCAGAACCTGCTCGGCAAGCGCGTCGACTACTCCGGCCGTTCGGTCATCGTCGTCGGCCCGCGGCTCAAGCTGCACCAGTGCGGTCTGCCCAAGCAGATGGCGCTGGAGCTGTTCAAGCCGTTCGTGATGAAGCGCCTGGTCGACCTGAACCACGCGCAGAACATCAAGTCCGCCAAGCGGATGGTCGAGCGGCAGCGGCCGGTCGTGTGGGACGTGCTGGAGGAGGTCATCAGCGAGCACCCGGTGCTGCTGAACCGTGCTCCGACCCTGCACCGCCTGGGCATTCAGGCCTTCGAGCCGCAGCTGGTCGAGGGCAAGGCGATCCAGATCCACCCGCTCGTCTGCACCGCGTTCAACGCGGACTTCGACGGTGACCAGATGGCGGTGCACGTGCCGCTGTCGGCCGAGGCGCAGGCCGAGGCCCGGATCCTGATGCTGTCGTCGAACAACATCCTCAAGCCGGCCGACGGCAAGCCGGTGACCATGCCCACCCAGGACATGATCATCGGGCTGTACCACCTGACCCACCTGACGCCTGGCGCGAAGGGTGAGGGCCGGGTGTTCAGCTCGGACGCCGAGGCGCGGATGGCGTACGACAACGGCGAGCTGCACCTGCAGGCGCCGGTGAAGATCCGCCTGCGCGACGTGATCGGCGTGGACAACGGCGCCAAGTCCGCCGCGTGGGAGGCTCCGGAGGAGTGGGTCGAGGGCGAGCCGCTGCTCGTCGAGACCACGCTCGGCCGGGTCATCTTCAACGAGACGCTGCCGCCGGGGTACCGGTACGTCAACTACGAGATCCGCAAGGGTCAGCTGTCGGCGATCGTCAACGACCTCGCCGAGCGCTTCCCCAAGGTCGCCCTGGCCGCGACCCTGGACGCGCTCAAGGAGGCCGGCTTCCACTGGGCCACCTGGTCCGGTGTGACGATCGGCATGGGCGACGTCATCGGCCCCCCGCGCAAGCCGGAGATCCTGCAGCGCTACCAGGTCGAGGCGGACCGGATCGACAAGCAGTACCAGCGTGGTCTGATGACCGCCGAGGAGCGCCGCGGCGAGCTGATCGAGATCTGGACCAAGGCGACCAACGAGATCTCCAAGGAGATGGAGACCTCGCTGCCGCAGGAGAACCCGCTCTGGGTCATGATCAACTCCGGTGCTCGCGGTAACCTGCTGCAGCTCCGGCAGATCGCCGCGATCCGTGGCCTGGTGGCCAACCCGAAGGGTGAGATCATCCCGCGGCCGATCACCTCGTCGTACCGCGAGGGTCTGACCGTGCTGGAGTACTTCATCTCCACCCACGGTGCCCGGAAGGGTCTGGCCGACACCGCGCTGCGGACCGCCGACTCGGGTTACCTGACCCGGCGTCTGGTGGACGTCTCGCAGGACGTCATCATCCGCGAGGAGGACTGCGGCACCGACCGCGCCATCCCGATGGCGGTCGGCGAGCGGGAGGCCGACGGCACCCTGGTCGTGCACACCCACGCCGAGACCGGCGTGCACGCGCGGACCATCGCCGACGACATCACCGACGAGGCCGGCAACCTGGTCGTCGCCCGGGGCACCGACCTCAACTCGATCCTGGTCGACAAGCTGGTCGCCGCGGGCGTCGAGAACGTCCGGGTGCGCAGCGTGCTGACCTGCGAGTCGAAGCTCGGCGTGTGCGCGGCCTGCTACGGCCGTTCGCTGCCGACCGGCAAGTCGGTCGACATCGGCGAGGCGGTCGGCATCATCGCGGCCCAGTCCATCGGTGAGCCGGGTACCCAGCTGACGATGCGTACCTTCCACACCGGTGGTGTCGCGGGTGAGGACATCACCCAGGGTCTGCCGCGTGTTCAGGAGATCTTCGAGGCCCGGGTGCCGAAGGGTAAGGCGCCGATCGCCGACACCCCCGGCCGTATCCGGATCGAGGACGGCGAGCGGTCGCGCAAGATCATCGTGATCCCGGACGACGGCAGCGACGAGATCGTGTACGACAAGATCTCGAAGCGGGTCAAGCTGCGGGCGCACGACGGCGACCACGTCAACGTCGGCGAGAAGCTCACCGAGGGCACCATCGACCCGCACGAGCTGCTGCGCATCATGGGCCCGCGCGCGGTCCAGGTCCACCTGACCAGTGAGGTCCAGGAGGTCTACCGCTCGCAGGGTGTGCTCATCCACGACAAGCACATCGAGATCATCATCCGCCAGATGCTCAAGCGGGTGACGGTCATCGACTCCGGCGCCACCGAGTTCCTGCCGGGCGTGCTGGTCGACCGGGCGCTCTTCGAGTCGGAGAACCGCCGGCTCGTGGGCGAGGGTGGCGAGCCCGCCGCCGGTCGTCCGGTGCTGATGGGTATCACCAAGGCCTCGCTGGCGACCGACTCCTGGCTCTCGGCGGCCTCCTTCCAGGAGACCACCCGGGTGCTCACCGACGCTGCGATCAACTCGCGCAGCGACTCGCTGGTGGGCCTCAAGGAGAACGTCATCATCGGTAAGCTCATCCCGGCCGGTACCGGTATCTCCAAGTACCGGAACATCCGGGTCGAGCCGACCGAGGAGGCCAAGGCCAAGGTGTACTCGATGACCGGGTACCCGGAGACCGACTACGGTTTCGGGCCGGCCAGTGGCCAGGCGGTTCCGCTGGACGACTTCGACTTCGGGTCGTACCGCTGA
- the rpsL gene encoding 30S ribosomal protein S12, producing the protein MPTIQQLVRKGRQAKTTKTKTPALKGSPQRRGVCTRVYTTTPKKPNSALRKVARVKLSSQIEVTAYIPGVGHNLQEHSIVLVRGGRVKDLPGVRYKIVRGSLDTQGVRNRKQARSRYGAKKEKS; encoded by the coding sequence GTGCCCACGATCCAGCAGCTGGTCCGCAAGGGCCGCCAGGCGAAGACGACCAAGACGAAGACGCCGGCACTGAAGGGAAGCCCTCAGCGGCGCGGCGTGTGTACCCGCGTGTACACCACCACCCCCAAGAAGCCGAACTCTGCGCTGCGCAAGGTCGCTCGCGTGAAGCTGAGCAGCCAGATCGAGGTCACGGCGTACATCCCGGGCGTCGGCCACAACCTGCAGGAGCACTCGATCGTGCTCGTGCGTGGCGGCCGTGTGAAGGACCTGCCCGGCGTCCGCTACAAGATCGTCCGCGGTTCGCTCGACACCCAGGGTGTGCGTAACCGCAAGCAGGCCCGCAGCCGTTACGGCGCGAAGAAGGAGAAGAGCTGA
- the rpsG gene encoding 30S ribosomal protein S7, with amino-acid sequence MPRKGPAPRHPVVADPVYNSPLVTQLVNKILIGGKRQLAERIVYGALEGCREKSGTDPVVILKRAMDNVKPTLEVRSRRVGGATYQVPVEVRTPRQTTLGLRWLVQYSKARREKTMIERLQNELLDASNGLGAAVKRREDTHKMAESNKAFAHYRW; translated from the coding sequence ATGCCGCGTAAGGGCCCCGCTCCGCGTCACCCGGTGGTCGCTGACCCGGTGTACAACTCCCCGCTGGTCACCCAGCTGGTGAACAAGATCCTCATCGGTGGCAAGCGTCAGCTCGCCGAGCGCATCGTGTACGGCGCCCTGGAGGGCTGCCGTGAGAAGAGCGGCACCGACCCGGTGGTCATCCTCAAGCGCGCGATGGACAACGTGAAGCCGACCCTCGAGGTCCGCAGCCGCCGCGTCGGTGGCGCGACCTACCAGGTGCCGGTCGAGGTGCGGACCCCGCGCCAGACCACCCTCGGTCTGCGCTGGCTGGTCCAGTACTCCAAGGCCCGCCGTGAGAAGACCATGATCGAGCGGCTGCAGAACGAGCTGCTCGACGCCAGCAACGGCCTCGGCGCCGCGGTGAAGCGTCGCGAGGACACCCACAAGATGGCGGAGTCCAACAAGGCCTTCGCGCACTACCGCTGGTAA
- the fusA gene encoding elongation factor G, with protein MAAADALAKVRNIGIMAHIDAGKTTTTERILFYTGITYKIGEVHEGAAVMDWMEQEQERGITITSAATKCEWKGHTIQIIDTPGHVDFTVEVERSLRVLDGAVAVYDGVAGVEPQTENVWRQADKYHVPRMCFVNKLDRTGADFFRCVQMMIDRLNATPLVLQIPIGLEGDHIGVVDLIEMRALTWRGETQKGEDYAIEEIPADLADSAAEWREKLLETLADVDDAVMEKYLEGEEVSVEEIRAAIRRATIASKANPVLCGSAFKNKGVQPMLDAVIEFLPSPLDIPAIEGTATDGETPMVRKPSNDEPFSALAFKIQTDKHLGKLTYVRVYSGTLETGTQVINSTKDRKERIGKIYQMHANKREERTTAQAGDIIAVQGLKQTTTGDTLCDPAKPVILESMTFPEPVIQVAIEPKTKSDQEKLGTAIQRLAEEDPTFRVFNDEETGQTIIAGMGELHLDILVDRMRREFNVEANIGKPQVAYRETIRGTVEKLDYVHKKQTGGSGQYAKVIVKVEPLPLDADGPTYEFVNAVTGGRVPKEFIPSVDAGAQDSLQYGVLAGYPLVGVKFTLLDGQYHEVDSSEMAFKIAGSMAMKEAARKADPALLEPMMSVEVTTPEDNMGDVIGDLNSRRGMIQSMEERHGARVVKALVPLSEMFGYVGDLRSKTAGRASYSMQFDSYAEVPANVAKEIIAKATGA; from the coding sequence GTGGCCGCCGCAGACGCGCTCGCCAAGGTACGCAACATCGGCATCATGGCGCACATCGATGCTGGTAAGACCACGACGACCGAGCGAATCCTGTTCTACACCGGTATCACGTACAAGATCGGTGAGGTCCACGAGGGCGCTGCCGTCATGGACTGGATGGAGCAGGAGCAGGAGCGCGGTATCACCATCACTTCCGCCGCCACCAAGTGCGAGTGGAAGGGTCACACGATCCAGATCATCGACACGCCCGGCCACGTCGACTTCACGGTCGAGGTCGAGCGGTCGCTGCGGGTGCTCGACGGCGCGGTGGCGGTCTACGACGGCGTGGCCGGCGTGGAGCCGCAGACCGAGAACGTGTGGCGGCAGGCCGACAAGTACCACGTCCCCCGGATGTGCTTCGTCAACAAGCTCGACCGGACCGGCGCGGACTTCTTCCGCTGCGTGCAGATGATGATCGACCGGCTCAACGCGACGCCGCTCGTCCTGCAGATCCCGATCGGGCTCGAGGGCGACCACATCGGCGTCGTCGACCTGATCGAGATGCGCGCGCTCACCTGGCGTGGGGAGACCCAGAAGGGTGAGGACTACGCGATCGAGGAGATCCCGGCGGATCTGGCCGACTCCGCGGCCGAGTGGCGCGAGAAGCTGCTCGAGACCCTCGCGGACGTCGACGACGCGGTGATGGAGAAGTACCTCGAGGGCGAAGAGGTCTCGGTCGAGGAGATCAGGGCCGCCATCCGGCGCGCCACGATCGCCAGCAAGGCCAACCCGGTGCTCTGTGGCTCGGCGTTCAAGAACAAGGGTGTGCAGCCGATGCTGGACGCCGTCATCGAGTTCCTGCCGTCGCCGCTGGACATCCCGGCGATCGAGGGCACCGCTACCGACGGCGAGACGCCGATGGTGCGGAAGCCGTCGAACGACGAGCCCTTCTCGGCGCTGGCCTTCAAGATCCAGACCGACAAGCACCTCGGCAAGCTGACCTACGTCCGGGTCTACTCCGGCACGCTCGAGACCGGTACCCAGGTGATCAACTCCACCAAGGACCGCAAGGAGCGCATCGGCAAGATCTACCAGATGCACGCGAACAAGCGTGAGGAGCGCACCACCGCGCAGGCCGGCGACATCATCGCCGTCCAGGGTCTGAAGCAGACCACCACCGGTGACACGCTCTGCGACCCGGCCAAGCCGGTCATCCTGGAGTCGATGACCTTCCCGGAGCCGGTCATCCAGGTCGCCATCGAGCCGAAGACCAAGTCTGACCAGGAGAAGCTGGGCACCGCGATCCAGCGCCTCGCCGAGGAGGACCCGACCTTCCGGGTCTTCAACGACGAGGAGACCGGGCAGACCATCATCGCCGGCATGGGCGAGCTGCACCTCGACATCCTCGTCGACCGCATGCGGCGCGAGTTCAACGTCGAGGCGAACATCGGTAAGCCGCAGGTGGCGTACCGCGAGACGATCCGCGGCACCGTGGAGAAGCTCGACTACGTGCACAAGAAGCAGACCGGTGGCTCGGGCCAGTACGCGAAGGTCATCGTCAAGGTCGAGCCGCTGCCGCTCGACGCCGACGGCCCCACGTACGAGTTCGTCAACGCCGTGACCGGTGGCCGGGTTCCCAAGGAGTTCATCCCCTCGGTGGACGCGGGTGCGCAGGACTCCCTCCAGTACGGCGTTCTCGCCGGCTACCCGCTGGTGGGCGTCAAGTTCACGCTGCTGGACGGTCAGTACCACGAGGTCGACTCGTCCGAGATGGCGTTCAAGATCGCCGGCTCCATGGCAATGAAGGAAGCGGCCCGCAAGGCCGATCCCGCGCTGCTCGAGCCGATGATGTCCGTCGAGGTCACCACCCCTGAGGACAACATGGGTGACGTCATCGGCGACCTCAACTCCCGTCGTGGCATGATCCAGTCGATGGAGGAGCGTCACGGCGCCCGCGTCGTCAAGGCTCTGGTGCCGCTCTCGGAGATGTTCGGCTACGTCGGCGACCTGCGGTCGAAGACTGCGGGCCGGGCTAGCTACAGCATGCAGTTCGACTCCTACGCCGAGGTTCCCGCGAACGTGGCGAAGGAGATCATCGCTAAGGCCACCGGCGCCTGA
- the tuf gene encoding elongation factor Tu, with protein MAKAKFERTKPHVNIGTIGHIDHGKTTLTAAITKVLHDEFPELNPYTPFDEIDKAPEEKARGITISIAHVEYQTAARHYAHVDCPGHADYIKNMITGAAQMDGAILVVAATDGPMPQTKEHVLLARQVGVPYIVVALNKSDMVEDEELLELVELEVRELLSTYEFPGDDLPVVRVSALKALEGDPEWTGKLMELMNAVDTAIPQPERETEKPFLMPIEDVFTITGRGTVVTGRAERGILKPNEEVEIVGIREKSTKTVCTGIEMFRKLLDEARAGENVGLLLRGIKREDVERGMVVVKPGTTTPHTEFEGQVYILSKEEGGRHTPFFQNYRPQFYFRTTDVTGVVTLPEGTEMVMPGDSTSMAVKLIQPIAMEQGLKFAIREGGRTVGAGTVTKIIK; from the coding sequence GTGGCGAAGGCGAAGTTCGAGCGGACTAAGCCGCACGTCAACATCGGCACCATTGGTCACATCGACCACGGTAAGACGACGCTGACTGCGGCCATCACCAAGGTCCTGCACGACGAGTTCCCCGAGCTGAACCCGTACACCCCGTTCGACGAGATCGACAAGGCGCCGGAGGAGAAGGCTCGTGGTATCACGATCTCCATCGCGCACGTCGAGTACCAGACCGCGGCGCGTCACTACGCGCACGTGGACTGCCCCGGCCACGCCGACTACATCAAGAACATGATCACCGGTGCCGCCCAGATGGACGGCGCGATCCTGGTCGTGGCCGCCACCGACGGCCCGATGCCGCAGACCAAGGAGCACGTCCTCCTGGCCCGCCAGGTCGGCGTTCCGTACATCGTCGTCGCCCTGAACAAGAGCGACATGGTCGAGGACGAGGAGCTCCTGGAGCTCGTCGAGCTCGAGGTCCGCGAGCTGCTGAGCACCTACGAGTTCCCGGGCGACGACCTGCCGGTCGTGCGCGTGTCGGCGCTCAAGGCGCTCGAGGGCGACCCGGAGTGGACCGGCAAGCTCATGGAGCTGATGAACGCGGTCGACACCGCGATCCCGCAGCCCGAGCGTGAGACCGAGAAGCCGTTCCTCATGCCGATCGAGGACGTCTTCACGATCACCGGTCGTGGCACCGTGGTGACCGGTCGCGCCGAGCGCGGCATCCTCAAGCCGAACGAGGAGGTCGAGATCGTCGGTATCCGCGAGAAGTCGACCAAGACCGTTTGCACCGGCATCGAGATGTTCCGCAAGCTGCTCGACGAGGCCCGCGCGGGTGAGAACGTCGGTCTGCTGCTCCGCGGCATCAAGCGCGAGGACGTCGAGCGCGGCATGGTCGTCGTGAAGCCGGGCACCACGACTCCGCACACGGAGTTCGAGGGCCAGGTCTACATCCTCTCGAAGGAGGAGGGTGGCCGGCACACCCCGTTCTTCCAGAACTACCGGCCGCAGTTCTACTTCCGTACCACGGACGTCACCGGCGTCGTCACGCTGCCCGAGGGCACCGAGATGGTCATGCCGGGCGACTCCACCTCGATGGCCGTGAAGCTGATCCAGCCGATCGCCATGGAGCAGGGCCTGAAGTTCGCGATCCGTGAGGGTGGCCGCACCGTCGGCGCCGGCACGGTCACGAAGATCATCAAGTGA
- the rpsJ gene encoding 30S ribosomal protein S10, with protein MAGQKIRIRLKAYDHEVVDSSARKIVETVTRTGAQVAGPVPLPTEINRFCVIRSPHKYKDSREHFEMRTHKRLIDIIDPTPKTVDSLMRLDLPAGVDIEIKL; from the coding sequence ATGGCGGGACAGAAGATCCGCATCCGGCTCAAGGCCTATGACCACGAGGTCGTCGACTCCTCGGCGCGGAAGATCGTCGAGACGGTGACGCGTACCGGGGCGCAGGTCGCGGGCCCGGTGCCGCTGCCCACGGAGATCAACCGTTTCTGCGTGATCCGTTCGCCGCACAAGTACAAGGACTCGCGCGAGCACTTCGAGATGCGCACGCACAAGCGTCTGATCGACATCATCGACCCGACCCCGAAGACGGTCGACTCGCTCATGCGCCTCGACCTGCCGGCTGGCGTCGACATCGAGATCAAGCTGTAG
- the rplC gene encoding 50S ribosomal protein L3: MDRQVKGILGAKLGMTQVWDNNKVVPVTVVQAGPCVVTQVRTSEKDGYSAVQLAYGAIDPRKVNKPESGHYAKAGVSPRRHLVELRTVDASEYELGQEVTVDAFAVGQPIDVTGKTKGKGYAGVMKRHGFHGLRASHGVERKHRSPGSIGACATPGRVFKGVRMAGRMGSKRYTVQNLTIQAVDAERNLILVKGAVPGPKGALILVRSAAKKGGAK, encoded by the coding sequence ATGGACAGGCAAGTGAAGGGGATCCTGGGCGCCAAGCTCGGCATGACCCAGGTCTGGGACAACAACAAGGTCGTCCCGGTAACCGTGGTGCAGGCCGGCCCGTGCGTCGTGACCCAGGTCCGCACCTCTGAGAAGGACGGCTACTCGGCTGTCCAGCTGGCGTACGGCGCGATTGACCCCCGCAAGGTCAACAAGCCGGAGAGCGGCCACTACGCGAAGGCCGGTGTGTCGCCGCGGCGTCACCTCGTCGAGCTTCGCACCGTCGACGCGAGCGAGTACGAGCTCGGCCAGGAGGTCACCGTCGACGCGTTCGCCGTCGGCCAGCCGATCGACGTGACCGGCAAGACCAAGGGCAAGGGCTACGCCGGTGTCATGAAGCGGCACGGCTTCCACGGTCTGCGCGCCAGCCACGGTGTCGAGCGCAAGCACCGCTCGCCGGGCTCGATCGGCGCCTGCGCCACCCCGGGTCGCGTCTTCAAGGGCGTCCGGATGGCCGGCCGGATGGGTAGCAAGCGCTACACCGTGCAGAACCTGACGATCCAGGCGGTCGACGCCGAGCGCAACCTGATCCTGGTGAAGGGCGCTGTGCCCGGTCCCAAGGGTGCGCTGATCCTGGTCCGTAGCGCGGCCAAGAAGGGCGGTGCCAAGTGA
- the rplD gene encoding 50S ribosomal protein L4 — protein sequence MSSVDIINAEGAKAGSVDLPASVFDAQANIPLMHQVVVAQLAAARQGTHKAKTRGEVAGGGKKPYKQKGTGRARQGSIRAPQFTGGGVVHGPVPRDYSQRTPKKMKAAALRGALSDRARDGRVFVVESFVTGETPSTKAAVATLRKVAQTNKILVVLDSQDELNWISLRNEPTVHLIEAGQLNTYDVLVADEVVFTKVALDEFLGGSEQSEEGDK from the coding sequence GTGAGTTCGGTCGACATCATCAACGCCGAGGGCGCCAAGGCCGGCTCGGTCGACCTGCCCGCGAGCGTCTTCGACGCGCAGGCGAACATCCCGCTGATGCACCAGGTCGTCGTGGCCCAGCTGGCCGCGGCCCGGCAGGGTACGCACAAGGCGAAGACCCGCGGCGAGGTCGCCGGCGGCGGCAAGAAGCCGTACAAGCAGAAGGGCACCGGTCGCGCCCGTCAGGGCTCGATCCGCGCGCCGCAGTTCACCGGTGGTGGCGTCGTGCACGGCCCGGTGCCGCGCGACTACAGCCAGCGGACCCCCAAGAAGATGAAGGCGGCCGCGCTCCGTGGCGCCCTCTCCGACCGGGCCCGTGACGGCCGCGTGTTCGTCGTCGAGTCCTTCGTCACCGGCGAGACGCCGTCGACCAAGGCCGCCGTCGCCACGCTGCGGAAGGTCGCGCAGACCAACAAGATCCTCGTCGTGCTGGACAGCCAGGACGAGCTGAACTGGATCTCGCTGCGCAACGAGCCGACCGTGCACCTCATCGAAGCCGGCCAGCTGAACACGTACGACGTGCTGGTCGCCGACGAGGTCGTCTTCACCAAGGTCGCGCTCGACGAGTTCCTGGGCGGGTCCGAGCAGTCCGAGGAGGGCGACAAGTGA
- the rplW gene encoding 50S ribosomal protein L23: MSTIADPRDIIVAPVVSEKSYSVLDQNWYTFLVHPDANKTQIKIAIQQIFNVRVLTVNTANREGKRKRTRTGFGQRKATKRAMVKLADGDRIEAFGGPVS, encoded by the coding sequence GTGAGCACGATCGCCGACCCGCGCGACATCATCGTCGCCCCGGTGGTCTCCGAGAAGAGCTACAGCGTTCTCGACCAGAACTGGTACACGTTCCTCGTCCACCCGGACGCGAACAAGACCCAGATCAAGATCGCGATCCAGCAGATCTTCAACGTCCGCGTGCTGACGGTGAACACCGCGAACCGCGAGGGCAAGCGCAAGCGCACCCGGACCGGCTTCGGTCAGCGCAAGGCGACCAAGCGCGCGATGGTGAAGCTGGCTGACGGTGACCGTATCGAGGCCTTCGGCGGCCCGGTCAGCTAA
- the rplB gene encoding 50S ribosomal protein L2, translating to MAIRKYKPTTPGRRGSSVADFAEITRSTPEKSLLVPLPKKGGRNVHGRITTRHQGGGHKRQYRLIDFKRNDKDGVPAKVAHIEYDPNRTSRIALLHYADGEKRYILAPKDLKQGDRVESGVGADIKPGNNLPLRNIPVGTTIHGVELRPGGGAKLARSAGVGIQLLGREGAYATLRMPSGEIRRVDVRCRATVGEIGNAEQSNINWGKAGRMRWKGKRPTVRGVAMNPVDHPHGGGEGKTSGGRHPVNPAGKPEGRTRRKGQESDKLIVRRRYATRKRG from the coding sequence ATGGCAATCCGTAAGTACAAGCCGACCACGCCTGGCCGCCGCGGCTCGAGCGTCGCCGACTTCGCCGAGATCACCCGGTCGACGCCGGAGAAGTCTCTGCTGGTCCCGCTGCCCAAGAAGGGTGGTCGCAACGTCCACGGCCGCATCACCACGCGGCACCAGGGCGGTGGCCACAAGCGGCAGTACCGGCTGATCGACTTCAAGCGGAACGACAAGGACGGCGTGCCGGCCAAGGTCGCTCACATCGAGTACGACCCGAACCGCACCTCGCGCATCGCGCTGCTGCACTACGCCGACGGCGAGAAGCGCTACATCCTGGCTCCGAAGGACCTGAAGCAGGGCGACCGGGTCGAGTCGGGTGTCGGCGCGGACATTAAGCCGGGCAACAACCTGCCGCTGCGCAACATCCCGGTCGGTACGACGATCCACGGCGTGGAGCTTCGTCCCGGCGGTGGCGCCAAGCTGGCCCGTTCGGCCGGCGTGGGCATCCAGCTGCTCGGTCGTGAGGGCGCGTACGCCACGCTGCGTATGCCCTCCGGCGAGATCCGTCGCGTCGACGTGCGCTGCCGCGCCACCGTCGGCGAGATCGGCAACGCCGAGCAGTCGAACATCAACTGGGGTAAGGCCGGCCGTATGCGGTGGAAGGGCAAGCGCCCGACCGTCCGTGGTGTCGCCATGAACCCCGTCGACCACCCGCACGGTGGTGGTGAGGGTAAGACCTCCGGTGGTCGTCACCCGGTCAACCCGGCTGGTAAGCCGGAGGGCCGTACCCGCCGCAAGGGCCAGGAGAGCGACAAGCTGATCGTTCGCCGCCGCTACGCCACCCGCAAGCGCGGGTAA